One genomic region from Onychostoma macrolepis isolate SWU-2019 chromosome 23, ASM1243209v1, whole genome shotgun sequence encodes:
- the ribc1 gene encoding RIB43A-like with coiled-coils protein 1, translated as MYKADLPVDESALQAVERRRAAEAERKNRIFSTRSRVIGVDLRALHKQREEKQEQLEMEKQRDMAHDLLRLSLDEMSMQQKKEEEELRRELSQDLVQYRAIHQRAEDSRDADINNYSRQVAPDASIPVSDSALGPASMQVFLGEGINENEKKRAQMEMNERNLRAQKEEREKQEKEQKNRELLTGRELVEKDLRAVQLNALEQECKRAAHIALSHYNQAQAEERMEKEQQERLRREGEELAEVQYMVTSDLLTERPQAAKRESESSAEGPRVLTDRWKGMTPQQIGEIHRKREEQCLEKERLREMERQRDVAWDYHLTEQARQQDREENRDKELQRERRIQLDKYNQQLAREQQAHQHYLDKQLYTNRPAVHYFTQFSTSSR; from the exons ATGTACAAGGCTGATTTACCCGTGGACGAGTCTGCGCTGCAGGCGGTGGAGCGGCGTCGGGCCGCAGAGGCTGAGCGCAAGAACCGAATATTCAGCACCAGAAGCCGAGTGATCGGCGTTGATCTGCGCGCGCTCCACAAACAGCGGGAGGAGAAACAAGAACAACTGGAGATGGAGAAGCAGCGAGACATGGCTCATG ATCTGTTGCGCTTGTCCCTGGATGAAATGTCAATGCAACAGaaaaaagaggaagaggagtTACGAAGAGAGTTGTCTCAGGACTTGGTACAATACAGAGCGATACATCAACGCGCTGAGGACAGTCGTGATGCAGATATCAATAATTATAGCCGACAGGTGGCGCCTGACGCCAGTATTCCTGTCTCGGACTCTGCATTGGGACCCGCCAGTATGCAAGTGTTTTTG GGAGAAGgaattaatgaaaatgaaaagaagaGAGCTCAGATGGAAATGAACGAGAGAAACCTGAGAGCTCAAAAGGAGGAGAgggaaaaacaagaaaaagaacaaaaaaacagag AGCTGCTAACCGGCAGGGAGTTGGTGGAAAAAGACCTCAGGGCAGTGCAGCTGAATGCCCTGGAGCAGGAGTGCAAAAGAGCAGCCCACATTGCACTCAGTCATTACAATCAAGCTCAG GCTGAGGAGAGGATGGAGAAGGAGCAACAAGAGAGACtgaggagagagggagaggagcTGGCAGAGGTGCAGTACAtggtgacctctgacctcctgACAGAGCGACCACAGGCTGCCAAGAGAGAAAGCGAATCCTCAGCAGAGGGTCCACGAGTCCTGACCGACCGCTGGAAGGGCATGACCCCACAGCAGATCGGTGAAATccacagaaagagagaggaacAGTGCTTGGAGAAAGAG AGActgagagagatggagaggcAGAGAGATGTGGCCTGGGATTACCATCTGACAGAGCAGGCCAGACAGCAGGACAGGGAGGAGAATAGAGATAAGGAGctgcagagagagaggagaATTCAGCTCGATAAATACAATCAACAGCTGGCACGAGAGCAGCAAGCGCA cCAGCACTACCTGGACAAGCAGCTGTATACAAACCGTCCCGCAGTTCACTACTTCACCCAGTTCAGCACAAGCTCTCGATAA